In the Arachis hypogaea cultivar Tifrunner chromosome 20, arahy.Tifrunner.gnm2.J5K5, whole genome shotgun sequence genome, GTTAACGGAATCCGTTACGAGACGCCGTCACTGTGCCGGAATTCGAAGGAAGCTCAGAACAATGCCGCTATGCTCGCCTTCGAGCATCTCTCTTCCCAACAGCCCTCCGTCATAAACCCTTCCCCTCCTCCTTTCCCCCCAAAGCCCAGGCTCATGCTTAGGCCCAAGCCCAAGCCAAACAACATTCCAATCACCGGCACTCCTACTCTCCCAGGCTTGGATTCTTTCCCCCAACCCACCCTCTTCCCGGGACTCTCTTCTTTCCCGCAGCATCCTTCTCTCTTTGCTCATTCCGCTGCTTCATCGGCTCCTTCACATCACTGTACGTCTTTTCTTTGCATTCTCATATTGTAAATTTGTGATATCAAATCAGTGATTCTGAGAGTTTCATTTATAACACAAAATGAATTGGTTTTTTCCAAACTGAAATAATCTGACTTTGTACTTGTTTGAATTGAAGATGCATGGATAAGATCTTATTGAACATTGTTAAAATGagattgattttggtatatttcaGGTACCCCTAGTGCGAGCACTGGTATCAACAACATACTACCCACAAGTAAAGTGCTGCCACAGAAATTAGAAGGAGGATGCCAAATTTCTCAGATAATTGGCCCTGTTACAGCTGCTAGAGATACCGTGACAACAGCAGATCGGAAAAGTGAGTCAACTGCTCTTTCTCTGCTTCCGTTATTGTTAGTTTGTTTGATTAGTTTGACATTTAATTTGTTTAGCATGCTTATATGCTAAAATTATTTCCAGTTGTGTAGGTTCtttcttttctcaatttaatgATCCAAAATGATGAATGATTCACAAGTTTGCATGTGGTATTGTATAAACTATTGTTAGTATTGTATCTATTTATTTCTACTCTATAATGTGTCATATTTTAATTGGGTGTTTATTTTAATCTGAGTTACCTTCTCCACTCTTTCGTCGTCGTTGTGCCTCCCAAGTATCACCGTCTCATTAgtattttgttttctctttccaaATCATTCTTCTAGAAAaggtactccaactctctctaatCGCGTTTACTCCTCCTCACTCCTTCGTCATCGTCATTACGCCTCCCAAGCATCACCGTCTCATTGGGTGTCTTATTTTCTCTTCCCAAATCATTTTTTcgtactccaactctctctaatTACGTTTACTCCTCCCCATTGTACTCCTTCATCGTCGTCTTTACGCTTCCCAAGCATCACTGTCTCATTGGGTGTCTTGTTTTCTCTTCCCAAATCATTCAATTTAGAAAAGGTACTCCAATTCTCTCTAATTGCGTTTACTTCTCCCCATTCCTTTGTTGTCGTTGTGCCTCCTAAGTATCACCGTCTTCCAAGATATTATTAACTTTCATGAGATTAAAGTAACTCAGATTAAATAAACACCCAATTAAAATATGACACATCAGAGAGAGTAACTTGCATGTTACTTTAGAGAGGGTAGGATAGCATTCACCATATATTTATGCATGTGAGTGTATGATTGAATGGTGGCTCAAAATTTGTGGTTTATATCTTTTTTGTTGAGACTTGTTAAGTTGTATAAATTCTAATTTGTCATTCTAGGAAAAAGACTTTAGCTGTAGTTGTCTATTTTGAATATGGTATATTTCATGATCTATTTTCTTGTATGTATGACACTCATGGTTTGATATAGTTGGTATTCGATATATACACATATTCTAATTTAGAAGTTCTGTTGTTATATTCTCTTCCCGTTGTATTTGTTACAGATATGGCACACTTGTACAAGAATCAACTACAAAACTATGCTCAAAAGCAAAACCTACCGTTACCGGTGTACACTTCCGAGTGGGAGGGCCCTCCTCATGCCATGCGTTTCAAGTGCAAAGTCACACTTGATGGACAGACCTACGAATGTCCTACCGCCTTTTCTAAATTGAAGGATGCTGAACATGCAGCAGCTGAAGTTGCTTTATTGTCATTATTGCGGGGAGGATTTCAAGAGGTTAGTCTTATTCACCTATAGCCATTTACTGAAATTTCTTGTATAACATCTTAATTCTTTTTCTTAATGTTGCTTGCATGCATATGATTTCTGAAAAGATTCAGGATAATTCCGTATTATACAAGAACCTTTTACAAGAATTGGTCCAAAAGGAAGGATTTAGCCTGCCTTCTTATAATACAGAAAGATCTGGCGAAGCTCATATTCCGACATTTATTTCATACGTGGAAGTTGAAGGGAAAGTTTTCACTGGTCAAGAAGCCAAAACCAAGAAACAGGCAGAGATGAATGCAGCAAAGGTTGCATACACCACTTTAAAAGAACAAAAAGGTAGTTTCATAATTTTCCATTTTATAATATGTCCACAAATATGGATCTGAATATTTATTGACCTATAAATGCTGAGGACTGATCATCATTGAAATGCAGTAAGTGAACTTCTGCACAACTTAGCTTCCTGCTCTTGCTGCATATTACATGTAAAACCCTCTGAATCTAACCATAGAATATAGATGAGCAGCAAGAGGAGGAATAAATGAGCTGCATATCCCATTAAAGCAACTGAGGCAGGGAATTctgctttagtttttttttttttttttttttttttgcatttaacTCCAAATAAATGTGACTTTATAGAATATTTGGAACCTGGAAAGCACAAAATTCGCCAAAGAATTTGTAttgttactattattatatttttattaaggtGCAAGCTCCTGGTATCTTGGTATTTACTCTGAAATGCTGGTTGTTTTATTTCTGCTTGGTGTTTTGATCAGGCAAGTCAGAGCAGAGGTCTTTACTCCCTTTGTTAGATCATCCGGGGAAAGCTCCTGAACCTGAGTCAGTACCTGACTGCTCAGATTCAACTGTCCAAACTGAATTCCAGCATCATGCTAATCCAAACTATCCTGTAATCCCTGGAGTAATCTCATCAAGCCAACCTAACAAAAGTAAGGGTAAGTCCTCAAAACTATTTTCATTCTTACTCGCTGCCCTTTTCTGAAACAAGATTGTGGGAAATCTCAGAAGCTTTCCTGAAGTTTGTAAATTCTCTGGTGTCTTAAGGCCAAATACTATATTCTTTAGCATTCGAGAAAATATAAGTTAGATCATAATGTTAATGATAGAGAATTAAGAATTCAAGTTAAGGTCATTATAGTCAATCTATTAAATAACTAAACTgccattaaaatatttataaaaaaaatattaaaatattaagttatatttttttcttattattatatttttattaaggtTTAAGTGCCTGGTATCTTGGTATTTACTCTGAAATGCTGGTTGTTTTATTTCTGCTTGGTGTTTTGATCAGGCAAGTCAGAGCAGAGGTCTTTACTCCCTTTGTTAGATCATCCGGGGAAAGCTCTTGAACCTGAGTCAGTACCTGACTACTTAGATTCAACTGTCCAAACTGAATTCCAGCATCATGCTAATCCAAACTATCCTGTAATCCCTGGAGTAATCTCATCAAGCCAACCTAACAAAAGTAAGGGTAAGTCCTCAAAACTATTTTCATTTTTACTCGCTGCACTTTTCTGAAACAAGATTGTGGGAAATCTCAGAATCTTACCTGAAGTTTGTAAATTCTCTGGTGTCTTAAGGCCAAATACTATATTCTTTAGCATTCGAGAATATATAAGTTAGATCATAATGTTAATGATAGAGAATTAAGAATTCAAGTTAAGGTCATTATAGTCAATCTATTAAATAACTAAACTGCCATTAGCTTTTTTTGGGACAACAACTAATTGGCAAGTTTGCAATGGTTTTTCACTTGGTTGCAAATACAGTAGTAAACAGAATCCAATATGCTCTTAGAAAGTCCTGCTTTTAGTGTTATTGTAGGTCTTTTTAGATCAGAACTTCACCCAATTCAATTAATTAGGTCAATGTCTAGCTTAATCACTTCAAAGACAGCAAAAGGTTGCTTTCTAAAAATCTATTAAAACTGTCTTGGTTTGTCCATCATATGGTGGATGATATGCTGCACTCAATTTAAGAAAGGTTTTGGACAATTTCCAGGAGCGCTAAGCATAAGAATCCTTGAGGATGCTGCAGTTTCTGGCCTCCCACTGTTGATGTTTGGAAATGTTGTGCTAATAGCTTTAGTGCCTTTTGCCACCTATAATGACAGATTTTTTGCCTTTATACAGTGACCTGTAGCTAGATAAGGGCATGattgatttctttttttattttcgatgtttactatttttataattttgtgaagaaaaaatagaaatatgATAAATAGATTTTGTTGTTTTTGCTTTTCCTAGTTTTCGGGGATGAACCGATACAGTTGATTTATAATGTGTAATTCATTGATAAGTTCATTTGACACAGAAAAACAATGTGTTAAAGTTTGCTGTAAAACTCTGaccgaaaaaataaaagaaaagaagagaagagtttGTGCTAACCCATGCACTGCCATTCCATCTCCAGAGCCTGTTGTTACAAAGAAGAAAGGGTCCTCCTCTGCATCTGGATGCGCAAATGGCAGCATGAAGGACTCTTTCTCATCAGTTGTCAATGCATCTGGATGCGCAAATGGCAGCATGAAGGACTCTTTCTCATCAGTTGTCAAGGCGGCTGCAGCCACACCTTCACTCTCAGACAGCAAGAATATGGCTTCCAACACAAACAATATGCCTTCCACTGCATCAGGCTCCCCGGGACGCAGAAAAAGGGTGGTAGTTTACTCGCGGGAGACTAATGTGGAAGTTGAAGGAGGTGGCACTTTGATGCCAATTAGTGATGAAAAATGGGTTGCTTACGAATATTCCCATTGAGAACTAAATTGGTAGAAGAATCTGCAGACTTGCTTGTAATGTGTATCATAGTTTGCGAGTCTGAAATGGATTGTGTTTGGCAAGACTATGCTATTTATCAAATTTGGGGGATCAAATCTTTAGATGAAAAGAACTTTAAAGGGCGTAACTAATACTTTgaatataatgaaaaaaaaaaaagaactttttTAAGATGTCTTTTATCATGCAAAACTTATCATATCATTGCCCTCAATATTTTTTCCACTAAACACAAAAACTCAGCTACAAGGATCCTAAAGTTTTGGTGCAAGTGCTCTAAAAAAGCTTCTTGGTTTTTGTCTGATCATTCAAATTTTATCCATAGAAAATTCCTATAAATCCTTAAGGTCCATTGAGCTGAACTAGTATAACTGGAGAGTATTGTTATAATATCAATCCAATTCGATCAATATTCTAATCATGATTGTAATTGCTCGTTAAGTGAAAACAGAAGAATAGTTTGTATCTAATTTCTGAGTAGTGTAGCCATTTTTGTTATCCAGATTTTAATGAAAGTCCaatattttttaaacattaaattaaattaaattgcaatGAACACCTTATTTTTCAAGCGTtgacatataatatatattatctcCTTATATTccactttttaatttgaatatggaagAAAAAGTGGTGTTAGACTCGAATATGGAAAATTAAGGTGCTTCACAGCCATGTGGTGTCAGTGGAACAAAACTCAGAGAGTTTGAGTTCTTCATCAGTAAACGGACGGTCCGAATTGCGTTTGATATTTCATTTCATAAAATAATTGACAACAACAAACAATTCGAAGGGTCTGTTTTCTAGCTTCGGAAATTCATATTTGCTCAACCACAAGTTGGACCATGCGATTTCTtaagcaaaattttaaaattaaacaactcgcatggtccgatttgtgtaatatgagcttttttccattttttaacacaaatcggaaCCTCCAATTTGTGTactcccacaattttaaaaaacacaaaaaattatcaTGTCAAAATATATCACTCATTTTGCTcccatttaaaaaatttttagccCTTATATTCCTCATATGTGCCAATTTGCACATTCTTATTTTCTAGCGCCTGCAACTTTTCACATCTTGATTAAATATAAAATTGTTTCCCATCGTCTAAACCAATGTTCCACACTTACTTGCTTTCACCCTCCCTCAGTTGCGGAAGAAGCCGCCCTATGCCGGTACCTCCACTTTcttatattattttctaattttcatCAAATGTCGCCTTCATCAACATTCTAATATCACCATGACACCATACCACATACTATATATATTGATCAGCCAGAAAATGCAAACTCGTAGCTAGCTAGCTATATATCATTCTGAACACTAATTATTATAGTTAAAAGAAACATTGTTTGAGAATTTTCAGTACGTATTATTATTAGCTTCTTTTTTCATCTAGcttaattaattaagattaaatGGCGTCATCATCAGCTCGCTTAGCCTTGATTGCTGTTTCCATGGTTTTGCTTTGGTCGGTCTGTATAGCAACTGATTACGTCGTGGGTGATGACAAGGGCTGGTCTCCTTATTTCAATTACACACAGTGGGCACATGATAAAGATTTCCACGTCGGTGACCGCCTCGGTATGTTTACTAAAAAAATTCAAGTGCTAAATAAATTATGGTGAAAACTCAGCtgcagtcgacttcatgtgaagttgatagcagcttcatgtgaagttgatagttgagagtcgttatatgaaaatttagttaaatcagtcaaatcatctaaccgtTCTCAGtaatcaactttacgtgaagtcgactgcatctGAGTTTCCACTCTAAAATAttcgtataaaatataaattaaaaataaataaaataatatatatttatatataatgatataataattaaaatttattaaaaaaatcttttaaattaaatttattatcaaattatttattttaaaaatttaaaaattaataaaaaaataatataaattattaaattttaaattttttaaacataaaattctAATATCATAAGATGTTATAAAATCACTTAGTCTAAAAACTTAAGTCCATAAAAAGGAACAAAACTTACTATAAGGTGGCTTAAATAATGGAAGCTTACTCTTTTAACGCTTGTTGTGCAGTGTTCAAATACGACAAGCAGAAGCACAATGTGTTCAAAGTGAATGGTACACTCTTTAACTCATGCACCGCCCCAAACGACACAGAGCCATTTTCCTCAGGTCATGATTTCATTTCACTGGAAACCGAAGGAAGGAAGTGGTACATCTGTGGAAAGAGCGACCACTGTGTTAACCGTCAGATGAAGCTACTCATCTATGTCGGATCTGCTGCTCCTGCACCTGCtcctacttctggtgctcctcatTCTTTGCCGTCGTCGTCGTCGTTCTACATTGCTGCAACTCTTGCCATTGCTGCCATTTTATTCTTCTGAGATTAGTTTGAGGTTCTTCGTCTTCGTTGCTTGTTATGGAAAGTAACGGTTTCAGATGTATGTGCTTCTAGCTTTAATGTCACTGctttttatttagttgtttttgtttttaatcttaaatgagatttattttttaattatcatatATACTAGATAGTttgattataatatatattacagATAAAATGAAtcatcttattattttttatatttattataaaatataataaatcatatacaaaagaaaaaattaaattaatctatTCGTTTTTTACATAcgcatatatataattttaatatactattaatgtaaattaaaaaatatattaacaattatttttttatactttttctataaataattatctaataaaatagatataattaaacaTTGAGTTATCAGTCCGTGCTTCAAAATTATACTATATACTGGCATTCGTCAATCATGCACTACAATTCAAGCCACTTAATTACAAAAGCAACTCGTTTAATATAAAACCAATTATTTTGCTGTTTTCAATATAGGAAAATTTggaagtgtatatatatatacttaagaAGAagcaattttattattattattattattattattattattattacatctgGTGGCCAAGGTAACTAGAAAATCTCTGTAGTGACCAGATGGAATGGCTTCATGAAGAAAATGAGTAAGGTCCTTGCCGTACTTTTCCTTGAAAACGTTGTTGATGTCATCCATGTCCACCTCAACCCTACTTATCAATGTTCGTGCCAATGTTTCTATGCCTCTTCTTCCCCCTTTCATGCTTCTATGCAGTAACTGTcaatagaattttaaagattttaaataatTCAAccatgaaaatataaaataaaaatacactatttTCAACTCAAAATATTAAAGATATTAAATTAATGAGTCTctcattttataaatttttagttttttttttttttttcaacgtgGGACTAATTTCATAAGATTCTAACACGCAACATTAACATATGGAGGTGATACAGGGGAGAAGGGGGGTTACCTTTGCATAATAGCATGCTGGATTATAAATACATTTAACAACCACAGTTAGAGCTTCACCAAATTGCCCATACTCTCCCCTCTTGATGGCCTAATAAAAAAccaattaaattaattcaaataatcaattaaataaaattttaattagtagGAAATTGTGTTGGCTAGCTAATAGTACTTTTGTGTAGTCATGGCCATAAATGCGTTTGTAACTGGAAAATGTTAGCTTCAATTGGGGAATGCTTCTCTTGCTCAGGATTTCAAGAACAACAGCTTCATCTGCAGCTCCTAAGCTTCCCTCACCAGTTTCATAAAGCCTCCTTGCATCGCACTTAGATATATGTTGGCTCACATCTGCTTCATGTGCTTTGTGTGATGCAGCTAATGCCACCAGAATCTGTAATAATTTACTCAAATATTTATCACTCCAACGAGTAaccataaaaaaactaaaattttatctaatagtgaataattttttaatcttttatgaataattttgtcttttaaatattatattatagaaTTTTTTAAGACATATTTGTATGTAGTTTTATTGTTAtaataattctcataaaattacTTCTTTCAGAAAGttaaattaatagaaaaaaatatacgtacgaataattatatctctaatttttatttgtcttaagattttttttttgagaaattctaatattatatcatcaaaatatttttttttaaatttaaacggATAAAATTAGACACATGAATGATTATatgtctaaaaataataataaaataataatcaaacaaaatttgttttaaaaaaaaatcatttcctTAGATTTATAAATAGAACAATGGATAACTTGCATGAATGATTTGAGTGTAGTCTCCACAAGACTCAAAACAAAGAGGCATACCTTTTGAAATGGACTTGGAGGGTCCAAATTGATAATGTCTTGATCCAAAAGCCTTCTAAACCTTTTGTGATATGCTTGTGTGATGAGGAGAACATGACTTGATTTTCTGCCCACAAAAATTTCCACAAGAGCCTTGAAATTGATCTCATCTTGTTGAAGAGCTTCTCTGGCTACAACTGCATCTCTTTCATGTGGGTCAAGAATCCACAAGGACAAAGCACACAAAGAACATTTCATTGATGATGATTTCAACCCATCATCTTCTTCATTATAATATCTTTGGAAGTGACTTGTTAAGTCTTCACCATACTCTGCTTTGTAGGTTTCCCTTAGTTGTTGCCTTTCAAGTTGGCTTAATCCAGCAAGAGAAGATGGATTCAGTTGTTGCCTCAAACCCACCAAAGAGTCTTGAATCTTCTTGGAATCAAGCTCCAAATTGTGGTTTGAGAAGGTTAGAATGTTGGTAGCCATATGAGAGAGATCAGAGAGACAGAGAGAAACAGAGATTTTAGGGAGAGACTACAACTGACTCCTATTTAAACAAACATGAGTTCCTATTTTATTAAACGACAAAAATATCATTGATTTTTTATTTCgaagacaaataaatttttgactaattaaaaatacaaaaatattactcattttgatatttaagttctttggagtgatTGATttgtttaactttttaaaatacgTGACATTTAAGTTTTTTCGAGTGATCgatttgttcttatatattttgcaTAGAGAAACTTAAAtgtcttatattttaaaaagttagagacatttttatattttcaattagtcAAAGACTTGTATGTTTTTGAATTAAAAAGTTAGagacttatttatcttttttttttgttttattttataaaataatttaattaagctAGTTGGTATTACTAATCAGCCATTAAAGTAGCATGGGACATATTTTAGAACGAAAATGTCCCATAACCAAAAAAAATTAGGTTTTAAATCAACAAACATTTTACAACAAAATAATCAAACGTGTAATGATAAAATGGATTtagattctctaaagtttgaatttcactttagagagtaaagtgtgatctctcaccatttattttatagatgggagcaagaataaatatgagagagaaactattcaagggtagaagatcacactttaccctctaaaatacaaatttaaaatttagaagatccaaattctgataaaataatcaatttttttttcatcagcataattaaattttttgataaataccaaatatatatcttttatacGGTAACTTTTTTGTGCTCAtataatatgattaattttagaaattttataAATCATTTGTTAAAATACTTTTTGAGCATTTGATATATACTTGTGCCAAATGTTATTAACAATAATGTTTGTTGGTTctataaaatacatatataagaaATGCTAATCTTCGTCCTTAAATTCTAAATCCCATATGTAAAGGTTATTAGCAATGAAAAAAGTCCTCTATTTTTTACCCTAAAAGTCTCATGATGAtgtttattaattaactaaatgTTGACTTGGCAAATTACAATACTTACTGGCAAGCTAAATTATGTTAACAAGACTTGTCACATATCAGCATTTGGCATACCACGTTACCATTTAAAGAACCAAATTAGCAATAAATATTAAGatatatcatttttaaattttatgactaaaaccaaaaaaaaactttctttgtctttttatttacatttcaatattttttattttagaattttataaaaaataaaaataaaaataaaaataatattttattatcttcatattttttataaaatactaaaaacattaaatattaataatgaaaataaaaaaagagaaaaaatattaaaaaaactaaCTTTTAATTAGCCAACTATAGAGTTtaggtttataatttaagatttatagttaaaaatttatgattaaagtctaaatttaagataaacaaaataatttttttaaaaattaatcgaaAAAAATTAGTTACCTAACGTTACTTAAACAAAAATGCAACTAATCAAAGACAAGGCAAATAGATTAGAACTAAAAAGAGTGAATACCGGCAACAAGGtcccaagaaaaaaaaagcacCCAATCCGACTCCTGATCTTTTTTTGGATTGATTAGTTTCtgtgcaaaaaaaaataatattgacttTTTTGACACATGGGTCTCGTCATTTCGAAGTAATTGTTAGGGACcgggttgaattttttttttatcaaggaTCTCATTGTCTTTTGAGATAATTGTTAGGGgctattttgtgtttttctcaactaaaaattatgtattttatttgtgGTCACCAAAAAGTACAATTCTTGCTTGAAGGGCAAGGCAGGATCATAAGCAAAAATGGGAAGTGGGGGGAGTCATGAGTCATGAGTAGTGTACTCCCCTCCAAAACATTTTTGGGGTGGAATTCAAAGTCCAAAAGGTAAAGATGAAGTGAAATTTTGCTCTGAATGGAGTTGATGGTGATGTGTAACGCAGGTTGTATAGGTGGGTCTTGGTGCCATGTGATGTTTTATTTTTTGCTCAAATAATTCTCAATGCTTTCCAAGTAAGCTTTTAGTACACACTTCTTCCTTTCCAAAACCCAACCCACCTTGAGAGTTTCCCATTGAACAATATAATGCTATTCTGACAAATCTTCTATCTTTGATATATACTTTGATGCATCATTAGCCATGCAACCTAGAAAATTATGGTTTTATATATGAGAAAAGTTGCATCAATCGTACAGTTCATTTTTCATCAAACTTTTGATATTTTAATACGAAGGATGAGGGTTTCAAAATAAATGTAGTTAGAAACTAGGGGCGTTCAAGGTCTGGGGTAAAATTCAACTTGGATTCTATATATTTTATTGGTatcgaatttattatttttatccgaTGATATTTTAGGGTCGAGTTTGAGTTATGTTTTGAATtaggataaatttttttataataaaaatatatatttgttaataaaattagtaatattatattatatttttattttttaattaatatttttgtattatatgatatttttttaaataatttatttaatataaatatgatgtaatatttattaaatttaattttttaaaataaaatttttttactttaatatataaaatttttataaatttatatatattaattatatatcagATAGACTCGATTTAACCCAATTTATTTTATATCACTATTAAATCGAATCAAAATAGATCCAGTAAATTTTTAGGATCGAATTTATTCATAAACACCtctaattaaaagttagaactTAGACGTTACAACATTATATATAGATTAGGAAGAATTTTAAATGTATCAAAAATATCGATATTCTAGTTATTTTAACTgttaatctaaattataaaaaatatatataatatattaattctgCTAATAACATTTCTGTTAATTTCTACCAACTCTTATTTATGACTGTATTTAATAGAAGTGTTTTTATAaatgtatctaataaaaatatcttttttatcatagtgtttaataaaaatatttttatatatatattttttagatatatctttttatatatgtgtttaaaatataataattaattattattaataataaattaatattatatatttttttataatatatattaattaaaatcaagttACGGCTGATTATAGATTATAGGGTGTTCACATGCATGCATCTCCAACCTTGGTGATAGAGCAGCAGCCTGCAGAAGCATGCCGTGCCTGGACCGCACGCACGTCTACATCGTAAAGGGTCAAGGTTTTGGTGCATTTTACTGTGAAGAGAAATAGTTAAAtacttatatagaatatatagaatgtgtattttatttttattacttttttaaaataaattatacgcTCTTTTTTacgtaaaaatttttttatcatagaaTTAGCCCAAGATTTTTCTGGTGACACAAAGTTGGATTTtgacaatgtaaaaaaaaagtttctgaaaattattttgatttaaaaggagaaaaaatatatatatattttttcaattctTATTTAGACATTTAAGTGAGAAGAgtgtcatttttttaataaagaatatACACAAATACaacaatattatgtatttatttattaattattaaatttttttatgataaatacatatgttattaatttatttttaatatatattattttatatttttatatgtattttatattagtaattaattttagtgtatatttaGTATGATCGACAAATATAATACACCGAAAAATTTGTTAActaaaggatatatatatatataaacaaatattcCAATAATTACTGTGTTAGATTTTGAATTTTCCCCATTTCAATGTTTAAAAGAAGTTTAGATAGATAAACTATAAAAGTAGGTTAGATACTTGGAACCActtttataatagaaaaagaaaaagaacaatggAAAGAGAACAAGgagtcaagaaaaaaaaaatcaaattgttgaaagaaaaggaaggaaaaaaaatttttttttgtggttcAAGAAACATTTCTAAATTTGAGCGATGCATTCAGCTAACTCAACCAAGCAATGTAAGTATATAACAGTAAAGATTATTTACAATATCAAGGTCATAAAACAATTTTAGTTAATAAAAACTAATGTATATATCCGTATGAtgtatgaaaaatatttatt is a window encoding:
- the LOC112783286 gene encoding uncharacterized protein isoform X11; this translates as MYKTKVQELCQKRSWSLPEYETTRDGPDHNPRFTAAVTVNGIRYETPSLCRNSKEAQNNAAMLAFEHLSSQQPSVINPSPPPFPPKPRLMLRPKPKPNNIPITGTPTLPGLDSFPQPTLFPGLSSFPQHPSLFAHSAASSAPSHHCTPSASTGINNILPTSKVLPQKLEGGCQISQIIGPVTAARDTVTTADRKNMAHLYKNQLQNYAQKQNLPLPVYTSEWEGPPHAMRFKCKVTLDGQTYECPTAFSKLKDAEHAAAEVALLSLLRGGFQEIQDNSVLYKNLLQELVQKEGFSLPSYNTERSGEAHIPTFISYVEVEGKVFTGQEAKTKKQAEMNAAKVAYTTLKEQKGKSEQRSLLPLLDHPGKAPEPESVPDCSDSTVQTEFQHHANPNYPVIPGVISSSQPNKSKGKSEQRSLLPLLDHPGKALEPESVPDYLDSTVQTEFQHHANPNYPVIPGVISSSQPNKSKGALSIRILEDAAVSGLPLLMFGNVVLIALVPFATYNDRFFAFIQ
- the LOC112783286 gene encoding uncharacterized protein isoform X1; amino-acid sequence: MYKTKVQELCQKRSWSLPEYETTRDGPDHNPRFTAAVTVNGIRYETPSLCRNSKEAQNNAAMLAFEHLSSQQPSVINPSPPPFPPKPRLMLRPKPKPNNIPITGTPTLPGLDSFPQPTLFPGLSSFPQHPSLFAHSAASSAPSHHCTPSASTGINNILPTSKVLPQKLEGGCQISQIIGPVTAARDTVTTADRKNMAHLYKNQLQNYAQKQNLPLPVYTSEWEGPPHAMRFKCKVTLDGQTYECPTAFSKLKDAEHAAAEVALLSLLRGGFQEIQDNSVLYKNLLQELVQKEGFSLPSYNTERSGEAHIPTFISYVEVEGKVFTGQEAKTKKQAEMNAAKVAYTTLKEQKGKSEQRSLLPLLDHPGKAPEPESVPDCSDSTVQTEFQHHANPNYPVIPGVISSSQPNKSKGKSEQRSLLPLLDHPGKALEPESVPDYLDSTVQTEFQHHANPNYPVIPGVISSSQPNKSKEKQCVKVCCKTLTEKIKEKKRRVCANPCTAIPSPEPVVTKKKGSSSASGCANGSMKDSFSSVVNASGCANGSMKDSFSSVVKAAAATPSLSDSKNMASNTNNMPSTASGSPGRRKRVVVYSRETNVEVEGGGTLMPISDEKWVAYEYSH
- the LOC112783286 gene encoding uncharacterized protein isoform X14, with the translated sequence MYKTKVQELCQKRSWSLPEYETTRDGPDHNPRFTAAVTVNGIRYETPSLCRNSKEAQNNAAMLAFEHLSSQQPSVINPSPPPFPPKPRLMLRPKPKPNNIPITGTPTLPGLDSFPQPTLFPGLSSFPQHPSLFAHSAASSAPSHHCTPSASTGINNILPTSKVLPQKLEGGCQISQIIGPVTAARDTVTTADRKNMAHLYKNQLQNYAQKQNLPLPVYTSEWEGPPHAMRFKCKVTLDGQTYECPTAFSKLKDAEHAAAEVALLSLLRGGFQEIQDNSVLYKNLLQELVQKEGFSLPSYNTERSGEAHIPTFISYVEVEGKVFTGQEAKTKKQAEMNAAKVAYTTLKEQKGKSEQRSLLPLLDHPGKAPEPESVPDCSDSTVQTEFQHHANPNYPVIPGVISSSQPNKSKSEQRSLLPLLDHPGKALEPESVPDYLDSTVQTEFQHHANPNYPVIPGVISSSQPNKSKGALSIRILEDAAVSGLPLLMFGNVVLIALVPFATYNDRFFAFIQ